Within Leptospira brenneri, the genomic segment TTTAAAACATCGGTAACGAAAAGAAAAGGAATCGAAGAACTATTACAATACATCTTACAATACCAAAGACGAAAAGATAAAAACACTGAAACTCTCACCCAACTCTCCCAGTGGATTCGTAATGAATATGGGAGATGGGGAATTGCCATTTGGGAAGAACTGGAATCATCAAAGTGGAACAGAGCAGTGAAACAAAATCCACTTGGTGGCATTCAAAAACTAAAATACGAAGAAGAAGAACGAAAAGTTGTTTCGTTAATCCAAACAAAAATTAAATAAAGACTCTAAAATAAAGTCTGATGAACCGAAAAATGATAAGACGGTTTTTCTAGTTACCATCTAAAATCCCTTTTTCCCAACCAAAGATGCGAACTTATTCCAATACTCTTAAAAAAACGTCAGGGATAGGACATGGTTTTCTTTCCGCGTAATCAAAAAACACAATCGCAGTTTTAGCCCTCGCGATTTCTTTTCCGCCATTTTTATGAGTGATGACATAAACCATTTCTAAAGATTTTTTGGACACATTGTCCACATAAAGCTGCATCATCAAATCATCAGGGAAAAAAGCCTCCGACTTATATACGATGGCCACATCGGAAACTACAATCCCCTTCCCTTCTACATTGATTTCTGTCCACCCGTGCGAATGAAAGAATCTGGCCCGACATTCATGAGTTAAAGTGAGAATGGCATCATGTGCTAAATGCCCTGCAAAATTAATATCTGAGATACGAACACTAAGTTCCATAGAATAAATTTGTTTTTCAGGAATGTCGATGGAGATCCTGGCCATCAGTCCACCAACCATTTATATCTTTCATCAACTGATTTTATTTCTTCTTTAAGACGTTCCGCATTCCAACCAAGTAATTTCGCAATTTTTTTATCCAAACGAGTTCGTTCCAATGGATCAAGAATCCCCACCGTACCAACACCTGATCTTCTAAAATAAAAATCTGCCAAACGAATGATATCTTCATGAGTTACCATATATTCAACTTCTTCTTCATAATAGATTTCTCCATTAGGAATCCGGTAAAAATCTTTTCCTTCTAAAGGAAGAATTTTCCAAACGACACTTCCATAACGTTTTGCTAGTGTTTCTAGTTTTCCACCGGAAACCTTCGGGAATCTAAGTTGAAGTTCATTCACAAGTTCCTTTAGACTTTGGTATCTTCCACCAAGTAGTGGCGTAAATTTCGTCGCAGGTGGAGTTTCTTGACCTTTAGAATACAAATCGATCGCATTCACTAGATTTTCCGCAACGGCCCGACTAGTGGTGTATTTCCCACCTAACGCAGAAAAGAAACCAGGAAACCCTTCTTTTTCATAATGGAAAATTTCAGACTTTCTAGAGGCAGTATAAGTGCCTTCCTTACTACCGATATCCTCAACTAATGGCCGAAGCCCCCCGTAATAATAATCCACATCTTTTAAAGTTAATTTAGCGAAACCGAAACTATAATTCACTTCATCTAATAGATCCACAATCTCAGATTGTTTGACTTTAAAAGCATCCGGGTCATCTTCATAGGCAGTGTCAGTCGTCCCAACAATGGTTTTCCCACGCCAAGGGATAACGAAGAGATGAGAACCATCCTTTTTCGAAAGTAAAACACATTCGTTTCCACAGATATTGCGAACTACCGCGTGAATCCCTTTGGAACGCACGAGTTTTTTCTCAGCCGTAACTCCAGTCATAGACTCAATAACATCGGCCCAAGGGCCGGCTGAGTTCACAATTACCTTTGCAGAAACCAATACTTTTTTTCCAGTAAGCGTATCTGTAAGACCGACCGTATAACCACCGCTA encodes:
- a CDS encoding acyl-CoA thioesterase, producing MARISIDIPEKQIYSMELSVRISDINFAGHLAHDAILTLTHECRARFFHSHGWTEINVEGKGIVVSDVAIVYKSEAFFPDDLMMQLYVDNVSKKSLEMVYVITHKNGGKEIARAKTAIVFFDYAERKPCPIPDVFLRVLE
- a CDS encoding glycerol-3-phosphate dehydrogenase/oxidase — its product is MKQITKNESSRLNHLKAEYDIVIIGGGITGANVLWDATLRGYNCLLVEKNDYASGTSQATSKLIHGGLRYLKNFEFALVRESLSERRYLAKISPHAVRPMGFIIPIRSWFQRIQLFFGMELYNALSFDRNKEIDPDVQLPRYRWNSMGETIYKVLGLNRKSLKGSFQYYDYANPNPEKHTTEFILSAKEKGAHAFNYLGVTTLKKQNSGGYTVGLTDTLTGKKVLVSAKVIVNSAGPWADVIESMTGVTAEKKLVRSKGIHAVVRNICGNECVLLSKKDGSHLFVIPWRGKTIVGTTDTAYEDDPDAFKVKQSEIVDLLDEVNYSFGFAKLTLKDVDYYYGGLRPLVEDIGSKEGTYTASRKSEIFHYEKEGFPGFFSALGGKYTTSRAVAENLVNAIDLYSKGQETPPATKFTPLLGGRYQSLKELVNELQLRFPKVSGGKLETLAKRYGSVVWKILPLEGKDFYRIPNGEIYYEEEVEYMVTHEDIIRLADFYFRRSGVGTVGILDPLERTRLDKKIAKLLGWNAERLKEEIKSVDERYKWLVD